The window tatatattaaagtcCAGCTTCAACATTTCCAAACTCAAATCCTACACTTCATTTCTAATTCTAAGGTCGTGCCACATATCCATACAAGTTGGGGGCAGGCTGGGAACAGCGAGCGTTTAATGAAAACGAGGCCAAACCAAGTCAAGAACTTTGAGACAGGAATGATGAAATGGGAAATGAGATGGGAAGAGAGGAGCTCACGTATCAGAGGAAGGGCCAAGAAGGGGATTCTCCTTAAGAGGTTGGAAGGAAAATCTCCCGAAGAAACGAGCGACGCAGGAATCAGAGTTCCTGGGGCAATTGTTGACGTACATTGTGACCCCAAAGATCATAATGTTGGCAGCCACGAAGCAGGGGACGAGCCAAGACGCCCACCTCTTGAACGGCCTGAAGTCGCCGTACACATCGTCCTCCCTCCGCCGCCGCTGCTGCGGCTGCGGCTGCGGCTGCACCTTGATGCGCAGCTCGCCGGCCGAGGAAGGAGCGGGTGGATCTTGTTTTGCCATCGCAAGAGACCAATCCACCACCAGCCCCGCGACCTCGCTGCTGGTTCTTCACCTTTTATGTAAGAACCAAACCATTAGCATGAGGATGAGCAGAAAAGGTTCTTCCTTTCCGGTGGCCAATTCAATTCTTGCAAATGGGCGATTGATTGGTCTTCATTCCAACGGTTTGATTCGTAACAACGAGGATGCGGTTTCCAAGAATGGGTTGGGGGGCATAGCTGAGGTGACGAtcttgggggggggggggggggggggggggggggggggggggggggggggggggggcggaTAATTTGGCTTGGGCAGTGGGTTTTCCGATTTGGAATTTTCGGACTTCtgtttgttttcttcttttaattgattatttttattatcattaaaaTTTCCGAATTTTTTGGGGTCCTTTTTTATGTATGTCAAaagttttatataaaaaaaattctgttGCTGATCTCGCACGGGATTCTTAAAGAACACTTGTTTGGATTGCATTCTTTGATCTCCCATTTTTGTTTCACGTCGcttcatttttttcgattacagaTTAGATCTAAAACCTAATACTGTGAAAGAGAAATtatagataattaataaagtGATACATATAGTCTTATAAGATATCGAATTTGCGACTTCTAGATCAATAGACGAGGAGTGCTCCACTTCGCTTGTCCCTGACGACTGCATGTTTTGGATAGGCTTCTGCATGAAACCGGTGTACTATGAgctcaatttatttattttttattttttattattttggttTCGGCGAGCAGGACTGAAGTTGGGCTATAAAGGTCTCAATAATATCAGCAAAATGGAGGTTGGAAATGCCCTCCAATGTCCTCCACCTCCGGTGAATGATTAAAGAAATGCAAGTCTTGAAAAAACTTCAATGATTCATGAGCTAACAATCCGCACTGAAATTGTCTTCTCTAAATGTGTGGAGAATCAAAATTTGCCAATCTCGTACCAAAATGCAATATAGTATGGCAGTTGCCTTGACTCTAAACAAGATCACGAACAACCTCCAAGTCGACCTCAATAACAATAGATTTGTGACCGAGAGGGCAAGCAAACTCCAAAAGTCCCCCAAAGTTCAGCTATTAATTGGTTGATTGATGATGATTGACGGGCGCATTGCATGCAGGCCGGTGTATCTAACACCAGGAGCAGAAGGGGAGTTTTTGGTTTGTCGTATAGTACGGCCGGGTTCCTTTTGTCGTTCTGCCGGTTAGTTGAACGAAATTCTCAATAATCTTATGTCTAATACCAAATTTGCTATTATTATCCAAATACCTCGTGCCTGGCCAGTCATTGGCAAGAAAAGAGAACCACAATGTTCCAtccatatacatacatatatatatatatatataaattaaaattgcaCCCTATTGTAATAAATGTTCTtccattaaaagaaaaaattattaaaataatatacaaaaaattaagaaaattcatttaatgAGGGCAAGTTCAATTATGTAAACTCAATATCTTCTCGACTGATAAAGAAGGCCCAATTTAAAGAAAGGTGACAATTAAGTATAATAacaattaattattcaattagATGTTAACCTAATTTCTAATGGTATAAgcgtaaaattattataatatatgaaattatggtaatataaaataattaatattgtcATAAGATTTTGCCCTACTGTTTCTGGTACACACATTTACGCAGAGTACGTGATGGGATATGAAGCGCGCGAAGCGACTATGCTTTTGTTGTACGTAATTTCTTGTTTCTCATTTACATCTACTGCGGTCCTGTATGTGCGTTGGAGATGCCAAGACATACCTCTTGTCAACCTGTCTTTTAAATTTAGATTTAAATCTAAATCCTTGCATTTTGATTCTTTGACGGTCTTTTGGTTAGCGTCTTGGTTATGTTTTGGAACCTTAACTAGCATATGACAAACATGAAACACGTCCGTGTGACTCAAAATTTGTGTCAGGCATTTGGCTAGAACTTTTTCTTCTGGGTGGATTTGAGTATTGTTACATTCGATTCGGGGCAAACTATAAAGAGCTGTCATAGTTATGTATACTGCTTGGATGTTTTTGGTTTGACTTCATGGCCGACTAGTAAACTTTGTTTTATCTGAATAAAGTGTTCATCACAACTCCTTTGGATTGGCCTCTCCACCCTCCACACTATCGTTCCACCCACCTACCCAAAATATGTTTTACAGACATTGTTCTCCCGATGCCGTCTTACTATACTTTTGTTATTATgtctattttaaaaaaataaaaaaaaatcagggaAATTGCACATGAATCCGACGATATATATCTCGATTTAAtaagttgatgatcaacataCAAAGTCTCACGTACAATTGATGTCTCgttcaaaataattaatcaatatgCTTAACTATCAAAACTATCAATTGGCGATTAATTTTTCACCTTTAATAGTTGAATTGAGAAAGATACCACCCCATCTGCAGCAAAGATTCGCAGTTGGCGGCCGACCACTCCATAAATCCCATTTGTGATTCGTGGAATTTATGCTTTGCTATATCCTGCCCCCCTATTCCTTATTCCATCCTTTACTCTCATTTTATATGAacaataaaactaaaattaaaattaaaacttacgATTAAGGTAGCAGAAGAACATAACCCGGTGGCAGGACCAAATCAACTTTCAAAGAAGAATCAGTCTCTAAGTCGATTAACCGAAAACATCTCGTCATCTCTCTAAAAAAGAACTTGTTATGCAAAATCGTTCCCCTCATTATAGGCCGAGCCCTGCCCCCAAGGGCCCCAACCCAAAAGAGAAGCCCACAAGATTGAGTAAAGCTTCCGTTAGCTTTGCGGTTGCCCACCCGGGAGAGGGGGGGTGGGGGTCCACTGTCCACGTCTGGTGGCGGGCCCCACAACTAACCACGCATTCCCTTCCCCCCTCGTCAGCTATTCCTATTGAAGCTGTACTGAATTTGACGCGGTCCAATGCTCAGGCTGATAGCAGCGCCCACGTGACCCAACTCCAATCtcttaaaattacaaaaattttaactttaaatttaactcaacacattacataacaaaaatacatatttcttaagtaaaaaattttaactttaactttaattcaaaacactacacaatcatttatcgttttccacaatcaaaattaaaattactttaactataaaatcaaacgcaccataaaaatttcattcacGCCCGTCAGTTTTTTACTCAAACAGGAGGCGACTTTACATAATTCtgtcttttaaaaaaaaaaaagtaatcttAACTCTTAAGCTCCCTAGAATTATTTGTCACTTTATCCCGATAAAAATCACTTTTGATcctcatttttcttatttttttcacatcacttttttttttgttttattcttgTCCTTCACATAACATTTTTTGTTCGCTTGGTCCTTCTGTTCACTTTTctgtttaaaaattattttttcctgaAAAATTTACTATAAAATTActctattaaaataattaaaaaatgaaagaaaatttttaaaaaaggaagaaCGGGTCATGGGAGATCAAAGAGGGGGGAGGGGACTGTTGGAGCCCCGCCGGCGGTCACTGCCCTCCCTCGGAGGTTGCCGGTGACCTGTGGGAGGGAGCCTCGCCAGCGGCCACCCCTCCCACCTCTCCAATTTtgctccttcttctttttctcttttaattttttttaatgttttcttttacattttcgaaattattttttaataaaaaataattttggttagacaataaattttttaatggaaaagttGACGGCATGACCAAATCAAATAAAAGACACAAAgtttatgataaaattgaacaaaaaagtttaggatgaaaatgaagaaaaaataaaaaaaagattgaggactaaaAATGACTTTTCGGATTTGTCAATTACTCTTCTTTCCTTTGTTGACAGGTATctaattttctctttattattTCCCCCTCAAATTAAATGTGCAATTTTGGATGCCCCAACTTGCTGTGCTGCAAAAATTCCCGATCAAATGGAAATTTGTATAGCACCAATTTCACTTACCCTCTGTTTGATTGAGGAAAATGGAGGAAAAAGAAGGATAAGGGACAGAAATTTGTATAGAGTTTTCAAGAAATTTGCAAGTATCTTCGTTTTGTGATGGAGGTTTTAGTATACTAGAAAAGAAGGGAAGGGGTGAGAAAGTTATACAgaatttttcctcttttattttttttttggttatttttCTTGTATCCGAACAGGCTATTAAAGATCGAAAGACAATGAGATATCGCCGTAAGTTAGTAACTGATATACGGAATTGAATTATAATAAATCATATGATCCAATTAATACTTTTGCAGGTAGATACCCACAGAAATTAAAGACAATGACGTGGCGTACTCATTTTTCAATTTGCTCTTATTGACAGAATCTATGCATACATGGGCATCACAGGGAAAAAATGACAGTTTATAgtgcgtgtatatatacatatatacatacatatacatatatatgttgcaGTAGATCTCTTGCCACGTGATTATTAGAAaactattatttatttttcaccaTTTATCATCTGGTGATCATAGTTTCTCCGGAAAAGTACTAATAAACAGAAATAATCATCATAGTTGagcgccaaaaaaaaaaaaaaaggaccatCTGTCATGTTAtagtaaaattaatttcattggAGATTACGTGCATTACGTCTTTTAACATTtaacatttaatttaaatagaGTTTGCACTTGCATTCTCAAGTCTCAAGGTTATGttaaaattttccaatgaaaaaaagttatacattaaaatgaaataaaacagaaactgaagaaaatggagggaaataaaaaaatagcgAGGAGAAGGAGAGTGAAAGGGCAAACGAGATAAGGAGAGGCAAGAGAGTATTGGGTAAAACTTTTCACTAACTATTTTGTTCCTGCATTCCATgtgttatatttttcatttcgaTATAGCGAGAGTTATTGAGAGGGTTTCCTGTAAAATGGCAGTAAAGTAACATAACACACCAAatgtttttattatatataatagtatagaGAGTATAGATTCACGGATGTCGTCTTTCTGAAAAAATATACTTATATGTATTGGTAGAGTGATAAACAGTTCTAACCTCATAAAGAGCTAAACACAAATTCGAgatcaagaaaatatatttattggaaaaggaaataatCTTAAGAGGGCATTTGGTGGattattagtaatttactgaTGTGAGAATTCACATTTTCACTCCTTTTATGGTAACCTACATTACCATTCAAGTAGGAATGTGAGAGCGAGAATATAAATTGCCATATCCAAACCAGATAGGAGAATCATGCgggtttaaaaaatttaaatcttttttttttttcctgaaaatCTACATAAATTTCTGGGTACCAAACGCACATTCCTAgtttttgtaactgaaatattATTAGTAATCCATATGATATTGTTGTTTTACAAATGGCACCACgatttttatttatgcatACATCTCACGAAATAGCATTTTGCTATTCATTTTAATTGTTTCATTCTATATGTACTGATTTATTGATAATAATAACTATCATCAGATCATAATTAAATTCCAAAACATCCATTCTATTTCTATCAAATTTCCGCCATATTAGGTCACAGTATATCGGAGAAGGTACAAAGCGCGGCACAATGGCGTGCGATTTtcgaaatgaaaaataaaaatttcgatTTTAATGCAATTTTAGTCGGAGctgaaaaataggaaaaagaaaaaggaaacagCAATTTCCTCGGCAGCTTAAAATAGACAAGAGAACACCCGACGGATTTCTCGATCACGCAGACCGCGCCTCAGCCACTTGATGGCACTTAATGTCCACGTGTCACCATCGGAGAGTTACAAGATAACTGGTGGGCCACCCGGAAGACAAAGAACCGGTCGTTATGAGCATCTCGCTTTACCTGCTATAGCCCGTCAACTCGCGAGAGGCTACCGGTAGGGGCCGGTGGGCGGATGGTGCCATAAGAGCTCTGGGGTTTAAGCAAAATGGAagagaccaaaaaaaaaataaaaatgttggGTGGTTTTCAGAGGGTTTAGGGCCTTTAGGCGATCGGTGATTGATAGATAGGGAGAAATCTTAAATCTGTCGAGCCTTTTCATCAGAAAGATCGAAAGCTTTTTCTCCGGAAATCATGTGTTAGGAAATGTGGGGAGATGAATTTCGAATTTAGCTCCGGTCTCTGGGTCTAGCATTTGAGCATTGGTTCATCGGAGAAGTTGCCCGGAGCCTGAAGGTGAGCAGATCGAGAGCTTCTGGGTTTATGTTTGGCTCTTTGCAAAAAATTCTCGGATTTGGTTCCTGCAAACTTGCATTTTCGTTGCAGTTTTCTGTTCCATGGATGAGGATATCAGAAAATTTGTAGAATTTCCAACAAGTTCTGAGGTTTTTGATCGGCCTGATTTACCGGAATTCAGGTTGTGGTCTTAAAtgcgattttttttcttcctacGATAAAGCTCAGAATCTGGTCGAGCATTTGACTGTCGGAGTGATTGCTCACAATCTTAATAGCCGTTGTCGGGACGTTTTCTTCTCCTCGTCCTGATTCCTGAAATAAAGCTTGCGACTTTGTGGCGATTTGGCTCTAGTATGCCCGATCTGAGCTTTCAGTAAGCTTTTGTTTCGTTCGGAGAATTATGGGTTGGAAAAATGTTGGATTTTTTCTCCTTTAAAAGCACAGACAGTGCGAGATGACCAAGTGCAGTTTTTTCCAATTCGTAAATATCTGAGTTCGCTGAAATTGTCACATTAATGGGACAATTTCATATAATCACAGCAGGGTTTTGACGTAGCAGGGCAGAGCATTACAATACATAATTATACATCTGATTATCTGATGTGCAACCTCGATTTACTCTTTCGTTGTTTGTAAATGGTAGATATGATTTCCTCATGAAAATGCCTGCGTTATGTTTCTGCAGGTCGTGTCTTGGTTTTTGGAGTTCTATGCTTCTGGATATATATCAAGATGGACTGCGGATTGCTAGTTCTCTATGCTTGAAGCATCTCTTTGCATTATGGTCTCTCCAGTATGGTGTCAAATAGGAGACTAGAATATGGATTCAGTGGCTATCAGGTGCCTGCAACACCTCGTGCTCCTCGATCAGCCAGGGTAAGATTGTTTTACGAAATGGGTTGTTTCCATTCATTCGCCGACTTTCATCTTTGCATTCTAGTGCTCAGCTGATAAGTAGTGCTTTCCATCTCCTTCCAGCGGAGATGTTCAATCCAGAAGAAGGTTGATGACCGTAAAATGCATGCATTTAATCTCCTGGCAGCTGTAGCTGGTGAGCTATTGCTTGAGAAAGCTGTATGTCCGTCTTCCAGTACCTCTTCAACTCAAAAAGATCAATGTCCCATCAATGAGGCTGGTCGCGATAAAGAGTGGCAGGATAGATGTAATCCATTAGAACTAAAACCCTCTGTTCATGAAAACCGTGGCAAGAGCTTTGTAGTTTCTGAGCTTTTCTCACCAGATAAGGATAAAAATAATGGTTCAGAGTTCAAAGGGAAGGATGATTCAGTAAGTTCTGCAATTGAGGTAGGCCTTCATGAGGACAGCGGATCTTATTCTAACCAGGAAGATGAAGTAAGGGTACATAACAAGGAAGCACAGCTTAATAATGGCAACTTTGCATGTAGTAGTGATATTGACTTGTGCAGTTTAGGAAGTCCGATAAAATGTATTAGGGACAATAGGAAAGTATTTAGTAGAGATGATGACGACAACTTGCCGGGGTGCACTCATCCTGGCACCATGAAGAAGAAGCCCTTCACCTCTGTGCCGCGCATCGGTGACAGAAGGATACGGAAAATACTGGCTTCCAAGTACTGGAAGGCTCCAAAATTGAAGGTTGAGCACTGCTCTAGAAGTGGTGAGTCTCTTTAAATGCAGCAAGTCTAGATCACATATATTTATAGCTTTCAATCAGGTTCTCAATTCATTGATGTCCATCCTGTAATTTTTTGTGAATTCTTTTGTGCTTCAATCAGATGGAAATCTGAAGGTTGCTTACTGGAACAGGAAGGGCTGCTATAGACATCAAAGATCTCAGAGGAACTATCCTTTTAAAAAGAGATTCTTCAATATAAACTGCTCCAAGAATTCTGACGGAAGAGATAGAAGTCTGGCACCAGAGAAAGATTTTAATGGAGATGTCTCTGGTTAGTGTTTTTCCCTTTTGAATATGGAGTGACTTCTGAAGGATTTACCTAATTGCTTTAATCTCGCAGAGGATGGGCCATCACCTTTCAAGGAAGGTCAGCATTCCTTATATAGACGGAGGGATTCTCATGGTATGTGATCTTGTGATGCAAATTGCCATTTTATAAAACTCATTGATTTTCCACAATTTAAGGAGTCCTTACTCTGGAGGCATCTTTTGCTCAGTGAAGCTCAGGATCAAGTCTTTAAGAGTCCCAGAGCTGTATATTGAGGTTGCCGAAACTGCTACCGTTGGTTCACTGAAGGTATTATTCATGTGACTCcgctactttttttttttttttttccaggtacTTGTGCTAAATAGAAGGATGATCAGTATCTTCATGCTTTTTCGTTCTACAGAGGACTGTCATGGAAGCTCTGAGTGCAATCCTTAGAGGTGGAGTCCGTGTTGGTGTTCTACTTCGAGGGAAGAAGGTTAGAGATGACAGCAAGACTCTGCTGCAGAGTGGAATCTCACATGATAATCGACCGGATGCTCTGGGCTTCACTCTTGAGCCAAGCTCTTCACTAGCTCCAGCAGAAAGTCCTGCTCCTGGGCTTTCTCCTGCTTCTCTTCCCTGTGATGCATCTCAGCCTTATGCTGGGTAATGAAAATGGCCCAAAATTGTACcttatatatgatatgatagaGATAGAAACTTCAAGCTCACTTTGGAGATTTCTCTTTTCCCTCTCTTACCAGGTATGCAACAGATTCAGTTGCTCATCAGGGACCTTCTTTACCCCTAATAGAGTGTCAAGGGGCCAACTTGGTCAAGCCTATCAAAAATGATAATCATAATGCAGCCGCTCCGATTGACATTCCAATTGATGAATGCTCGGTGGATTCTAGAGCTTTAGTAGCGGTTCCTACTACGACAAGTAGGGAAGCTTTAGCTGTGGTTCCCGTACAGCAGAAACTTGGAAAGTCTGAGATTGCCCAGCGCCGTGTTCGCAGGCCATTCTCTGTTGCTGAAGTTGAAGCCCTTGTTCAAGCCGTTGAGAAGCTTGGCACCGGAAGGTATGCTAATCTTAATAACTGGTCCTCGTTGAAGCTGCTTTATCCTTCTTATTGATAGATCAGTGGACATCTTTTTGGTTCCAAGGGTTAAAAGAGGAGGTTTCGTCACTTGCTGACGGGCTTCAGTTGTTTTTCAATATTGTATATGAAGGTGGCGTGATGTGAAAATGCAAGCCTTTGATGATGCAAAGCATCGGACTTATGTGGACCTGAAGGTGAGGAGCTTAATTTCCAGATTTCTCCGCTATGTCAGATGTTTGGAAGTTGTGTAGGATAGATGGTACTTTTCCAaat of the Punica granatum isolate Tunisia-2019 chromosome 6, ASM765513v2, whole genome shotgun sequence genome contains:
- the LOC116211437 gene encoding telomere repeat-binding protein 2-like, which codes for MVSNRRLEYGFSGYQVPATPRAPRSARRRCSIQKKVDDRKMHAFNLLAAVAGELLLEKAVCPSSSTSSTQKDQCPINEAGRDKEWQDRCNPLELKPSVHENRGKSFVVSELFSPDKDKNNGSEFKGKDDSVSSAIEVGLHEDSGSYSNQEDEVRVHNKEAQLNNGNFACSSDIDLCSLGSPIKCIRDNRKVFSRDDDDNLPGCTHPGTMKKKPFTSVPRIGDRRIRKILASKYWKAPKLKVEHCSRSDGNLKVAYWNRKGCYRHQRSQRNYPFKKRFFNINCSKNSDGRDRSLAPEKDFNGDVSEDGPSPFKEGQHSLYRRRDSHVKLRIKSLRVPELYIEVAETATVGSLKRTVMEALSAILRGGVRVGVLLRGKKVRDDSKTLLQSGISHDNRPDALGFTLEPSSSLAPAESPAPGLSPASLPCDASQPYAGYATDSVAHQGPSLPLIECQGANLVKPIKNDNHNAAAPIDIPIDECSVDSRALVAVPTTTSREALAVVPVQQKLGKSEIAQRRVRRPFSVAEVEALVQAVEKLGTGRWRDVKMQAFDDAKHRTYVDLKDKWKTLVHTARISPQQRRGEPVPQELLDRVLAAHAYWSYHQSEPQQQQLSDA